From Acidimicrobiales bacterium:
TCCCGCGTAGTACGGGTCTCCGCCGTTGAACCCGTTCCAGCCCAGCCACAGGATGCCGGCGCCCACCGCCGCCATCACCAGGTTGTTCGGTATCGCATGTTGTCGGTCCCGCAGCAGCCGGGGCCCCAGCACCCACGCCGCCACGAACCCGGAGACGCCGGCCGACATGTGGATCACGTAGCCACCGGAGAAGTCGAGCGACCCCTCCTGGGCGAAGTAGCCGCCCCCCCAGAGCAGGAAGGCGTCGATGCCGTAGACGAAGGTGGACCAGCCGAGGACCAACAGGCACCAGGCGCTGAACTTGATCCGGCCCAGCACGCTGCCGAGGAACAGGAGGGGCGTGATGGCGGCGAACACGAACTGGAAGTAGGCCAGTGCCGTGGTCGGGAAGTGGAATGGGATGACGGTGTTGGCCGCCGACACCGCCTGACCCTGTTCACTCGAGGCGTTGAGTATCTGGCCCGGCTTGCCGACGAAGTTGTCGAAGAAGTGCTTCCAGGTCCCCACTTTGGGATTGTTGAACTGGGTCTGAACCCCGTTGACGACACCGTGGCCCAGCGACGTGCCGCCGAAGCCCATCTTGTAGGTCCACAGCACCCAGGCGATGAGGGTCAGTGAGAAACCGGCGAACACCATCGCCAGGACGTTCACCGCCCACTTCTTCTGGACGAGCGACGCGTAGAGCACCGCCAGGCCCGGAATGCTCATCAGCCCGACCAGGGTGGCGGCGACGAGCTGCCAGGTGTTGTCCCCGGTGTTGAGCCAGCTGGGATACGGGACCTGGACTGCAGCGCCTAGCAGGTCGTGCACGGCTCGGGGCTCCTCTCGACACGCTTCTGTGACGGGGTGGGTCGGTAAACCGGTGCGGTAGGGCCCGGACGCGTCTGGGCGCCGGGCCGGGCTCAGGATGCAATCCGAGAGTTTCCGGACCGTCACACCTTTGTTACCGGGGAATTAACTCGGCACCGGACGGCCGCGACCCCCTTCCTTTCGACCCCGGGCTGGCCTTATCTTCCGAGTCGTGGAGGCAGCGGTGGACGCGACGGTGCTCCGGGGCGCGTCGGTGGCCGTGGACGTCCGCCGGGTGGGCCGGGTGCTGGCCGCCGCCGCCCTGGCGGCCCTGGCCGTCGTGGTGGCGACCCTGTTCTGGGCCGGCGCCCGGCACAACAGCCGGATCACCGCTCTCCGGGAGGACGGCGTGGCG
This genomic window contains:
- a CDS encoding ammonium transporter yields the protein MHDLLGAAVQVPYPSWLNTGDNTWQLVAATLVGLMSIPGLAVLYASLVQKKWAVNVLAMVFAGFSLTLIAWVLWTYKMGFGGTSLGHGVVNGVQTQFNNPKVGTWKHFFDNFVGKPGQILNASSEQGQAVSAANTVIPFHFPTTALAYFQFVFAAITPLLFLGSVLGRIKFSAWCLLVLGWSTFVYGIDAFLLWGGGYFAQEGSLDFSGGYVIHMSAGVSGFVAAWVLGPRLLRDRQHAIPNNLVMAAVGAGILWLGWNGFNGGDPYYAGVDAASAVVNTNLATAVGVVAWMVLDSVGTRGKKPTFLGGVNGMICGLVAITPCAGWVDGWGAMLVGLIATCLVWVAWNYLSKVRPFSKVDDALGVIYTHGIAGLAGGLMLGLFADPNMTQYGCGNLNVAGQVVNTSSAGYLATTKGCTPFSVSGLMYTGSFHQLWEQFRAAVWVILWSAVVTFILMKIIGLILRGARYKDDILEVGDLAIHDEEAFPDEPLAERVGGGGPGAGAFAMAGIGSGSAPPPPPARGPDPAVPGAGGEQ